In Carya illinoinensis cultivar Pawnee chromosome 9, C.illinoinensisPawnee_v1, whole genome shotgun sequence, the following are encoded in one genomic region:
- the LOC122276148 gene encoding uncharacterized protein LOC122276148 isoform X14, producing the protein MLLHAWDSAVAWQLTLNPLEKRKEVDGDVGYSKDINSQYADLCILIFRSLVSSEKAEIEFIKQGSLTPKELDAFVSVLELAARRLAQNKTLERRQGEGTACVPSAKNSVPDRKSAGVRIYGLNEPRSYSPNKEISWDNIAGYDQQKREIEDTILLALQSPKVYDDIARRTRRKFESNKPRAVLFEGPPDFRIQFKDGTRLLIMHAQFQIDYFSVARDSELYEATHRILSVLLRQEKKVVVIAATNRKQDLDPALICRFDSMITFGLPGHQNRHEIAAKHLTKRELEEFATVTEADIIKRQHSSFSFGRTSVT; encoded by the exons ATGTTATTGCACGCTTGGGACAG TGCAGTTGCTTGGCAACTAACACTTAATCCTCTCGAGAAAAGGAAGGAAGTTGATGGGGATGTGGGGTATTCAAAAGATATAAATTCACAATATGCAGATCTATGCATCCTCATATTCCGTTCACTCGTTAGCTCAGAAAAAGCT GAAATTGAATTCATAAAGCAGGGGAGCTTGACTCCCAAAGAGCTTGATGCTTTCGTGTCTGTTTTAGAACTAGCAGCTCGAAGGTTGGCACAAAATAAGACCTTAGAAAGAAGACAAGGGGAAGGTACCGCATGTGTGCCATCTGCGAAAAACTCAGTTCCTGACCGCAAGTCCGCGGGAGTGAGAATTTACGGACTCAATGAACCCCGCAGTTATTCCCCGAACAAAGAGATATCATGGGACAATATTGCTGGGTATGATCAGCAGAAACG AGAGATAGAGGATACAATACTGTTGGCTCTGCAAAGTCCTAAAGTATATGATGATATCGCTCGCAGGACTCGGCGTAAGTTTGAGTCAAACAAGCCTCGAGCTGTGCTCTTTGAAGGACCACCAG ACTTCAGAATTCAGTTTAAGGATGGGACAAGATTACTGATAATGCATGCTCAATTTCAG ATTGATTATTTTTCTGTAGCTCGTGATAGTGAACTGTATGAAGCTACACACAGAATCTTATCCGTGTTATTGCGGCAG GAAAAGAAAGTAGTTGTAATTGCAGCAACAAATCGAAAGCAAGACCTCGATCCTGCTTTAATTTG TCGTTTTGATTCAATGATTACTTTTGGCTTACCTGGTCACCAAAATCGTCACGAAATAGCAGCAAAGCACCTTACAAAACGTGAATTAGAAGAATTTGCGACAGTTACAGAAGC TGACATAATAAAAAGGCAACACAGCAGTTTCTCGTTTGGGCGGACTTCAGTGACGTGA